The Phycisphaerae bacterium RAS1 genome includes a region encoding these proteins:
- the fliM gene encoding Flagellar motor switch protein FliM yields the protein MAEVLDQSEVDALLSAVGGGDAEQPAVSGRPIPKPPEYKVYDFQRPERVSKDHIRALSSIHDGFARNFGATLSGFLRTIIDVRVVGVEQLTYGELIHSLPNPTCLMVLQAPPLEGQMCLEISPLIVYPILDRLLGGASGATAVPQRPLTTIEWRLVARIVERAMLHLSEAWRNLVDTQFAVVEQESNPHLVHIVAPGEVVVFITFDIKLGQAAGTMSLCVPFNTIESVLSKLATQSWFGYRPKAVADPRQERIHRNLMRTTVGISAFLGRTRIRLCDLRSLRPGDLIQLDRRTDAPMLVQIEQRTKFAGLPGQLRGRRAIRLVRPAAIDEPL from the coding sequence ATGGCTGAAGTACTCGACCAATCCGAAGTTGACGCCCTGTTGTCCGCCGTCGGCGGGGGCGACGCTGAGCAGCCGGCTGTGTCCGGGCGGCCGATTCCGAAGCCGCCTGAGTACAAGGTCTACGACTTTCAGCGGCCGGAGCGGGTCAGCAAGGACCACATCCGCGCCCTCTCGTCGATTCATGACGGCTTCGCGCGCAATTTCGGCGCGACGCTCTCGGGGTTCTTGCGCACCATTATCGACGTGCGCGTGGTCGGCGTGGAGCAGCTCACCTATGGCGAGTTGATCCACTCGCTCCCGAACCCGACCTGCCTCATGGTGCTGCAGGCGCCGCCGCTCGAAGGGCAGATGTGCCTCGAAATAAGTCCGCTCATCGTATATCCCATCCTCGATCGCCTGCTGGGAGGCGCGTCCGGCGCGACCGCCGTCCCGCAGCGTCCGCTCACGACGATCGAATGGCGGCTGGTGGCGCGCATCGTCGAACGGGCCATGCTGCACCTGTCCGAGGCCTGGCGAAACCTGGTGGACACGCAGTTCGCGGTGGTGGAGCAGGAGAGCAATCCGCACCTGGTTCACATTGTCGCACCCGGCGAAGTCGTGGTTTTCATCACGTTTGACATCAAGCTCGGACAGGCCGCCGGGACCATGAGCTTGTGCGTGCCCTTCAACACCATCGAGTCGGTGCTCAGCAAACTCGCGACGCAATCCTGGTTCGGGTACCGGCCGAAGGCCGTCGCCGACCCGCGGCAGGAGCGCATTCACCGGAACCTGATGCGCACGACGGTCGGCATATCGGCGTTCCTGGGGCGCACGCGCATCCGCCTGTGCGATTTGCGGAGCCTTCGGCCCGGCGACCTGATCCAGCTTGATCGCCGCACGGATGCGCCGATGCTGGTTCAGATCGAACAGCGGACGAAGTTCGCCGGGCTGCCCGGTCAGCTTCGCGGGCGGCGCGCCATCCGCCTGGTCCGCCCGGCGGCGATTGACGAGCCGCTGTAG
- the drrA gene encoding Daunorubicin/doxorubicin resistance ATP-binding protein DrrA: MVQIQVNKLTKTFRVPEREAGLRAAFTGLFRRRYKTVRAVEAISLSIQEGEIVGFLGPNGAGKTTTLKMLTGLLHPDCGEASVLGFVPWRREAAFLRQISLLMGQRSQLNWDLPAADSFDVQLAIYGVDRVEGRATLKQLVDLLEIGDLLKKQVRTLSLGERMKCELCMSLLFCPRVLFLDEPTIGVDITMQSRIRQFIADYNRRRGATVILTSHYMADVTALCRRIIVINLGRILFDGPLAELSARLSPYKVIAIDLERDVDGYAFEQTGAIVSREPRKVTLSVAKDAAPAAAARLLADLPILDLTIQDPPIEDTIERAFRSAPEARA, encoded by the coding sequence ATGGTGCAGATTCAGGTCAACAAGCTGACCAAGACTTTTCGGGTTCCAGAGCGCGAGGCCGGGCTGCGGGCCGCGTTCACCGGCCTGTTTCGCCGTCGCTACAAGACCGTCCGGGCCGTCGAGGCGATCAGCCTGTCGATCCAGGAAGGCGAGATCGTCGGGTTCCTCGGCCCGAACGGGGCGGGCAAGACGACGACCCTCAAGATGCTGACCGGCCTGCTGCACCCCGATTGCGGCGAGGCCAGCGTGCTCGGGTTCGTGCCGTGGCGACGCGAAGCGGCTTTCCTGCGGCAGATCAGCCTGCTCATGGGCCAGCGCAGCCAGCTCAACTGGGATCTGCCGGCGGCGGATTCGTTCGACGTCCAGCTCGCGATCTACGGCGTGGACCGGGTCGAAGGCCGCGCCACGCTGAAGCAACTCGTCGATCTCCTCGAAATCGGCGATCTGCTCAAAAAGCAGGTTCGCACGCTCTCGCTGGGCGAGCGGATGAAATGCGAACTGTGCATGTCCCTGCTCTTCTGCCCGCGCGTCCTGTTTCTCGACGAGCCGACCATCGGCGTCGACATCACCATGCAGAGCCGCATCCGTCAGTTCATCGCGGATTACAACCGGCGGCGCGGCGCCACCGTCATTCTGACTTCGCACTACATGGCGGACGTGACGGCCCTCTGCCGCCGCATCATCGTCATCAACCTGGGCAGGATTCTCTTCGACGGGCCGCTCGCTGAGCTGAGCGCGCGGCTCTCACCCTACAAGGTGATCGCGATCGACCTGGAGCGCGACGTGGACGGCTACGCCTTCGAGCAGACCGGCGCCATCGTCTCGCGCGAGCCGCGCAAGGTCACGCTCAGCGTGGCCAAGGACGCCGCTCCGGCGGCGGCGGCGCGGTTGCTGGCTGACCTGCCGATTCTGGACTTGACGATCCAGGACCCGCCCATCGAGGACACCATCGAGCGCGCCTTTCGCTCCGCCCCCGAGGCCCGAGCATGA
- the scpA_1 gene encoding Methylmalonyl-CoA mutase: MRASTVKTTPSEVHFKPARKPPADPTTMSGIPIKQCYGPEDVAEIDRENQIAEPGQFPYTRGIHASMYRQKVWTMRQFAGFGSAAQTNERFKYLLEKGQTGLSTAFDLPTLMGRDSDDPLALGEVGKCGVAIASLDDMKVLFDGINLADVSTSMTINAPAAIVLAFYIGVARAQGVPLANLRGTLQNDILKEFHAQNEYIYPPGPSVKLVVDTIEYCTQHMPQWNTVSISGYHIREAGATAQQELAFTIADGMCYVEECLKRGMKVDDFAQRLSFFWDVHNEFFEEIAKLRAARRMWAHIMRDRFGAKSERSWLLRCHAQTAGVSLTEQQPMVNIVRVAYQAMAAVLGGTQSLHTNSMDETLALPTEQAVKVALRTQQVLAEETGVTRTVDPFGGSYFMESLTNDMETRGQALIDEIYEIGGVLKAVDRGYFRRSIADSSARYGAEFDRGERVMIGVNKHVEHDYERIPILTIDAAVEREQVARLKDLRRRRDAARHAAALKRLETDARAGANVMPALIDAAEALATVGEMAETLKRVYGPYDGGPEL; this comes from the coding sequence ATGCGTGCCAGCACCGTCAAAACGACGCCGTCCGAAGTTCACTTCAAGCCGGCCCGCAAGCCGCCGGCGGACCCGACCACCATGTCGGGCATCCCCATCAAGCAGTGCTACGGACCCGAAGACGTCGCCGAGATCGACCGCGAAAACCAGATCGCCGAGCCGGGGCAGTTCCCCTACACGCGCGGCATCCACGCCAGCATGTATCGCCAGAAAGTCTGGACCATGCGGCAGTTCGCCGGCTTCGGCTCCGCGGCCCAGACCAACGAGCGTTTCAAATACCTGCTCGAAAAAGGCCAGACCGGCCTCTCCACCGCGTTCGACCTGCCCACGCTGATGGGCCGCGACAGCGACGACCCGCTGGCGCTGGGCGAAGTCGGCAAGTGCGGCGTCGCCATCGCCTCGCTCGACGACATGAAAGTGCTCTTCGACGGCATCAACCTCGCCGACGTGAGCACCAGCATGACCATCAACGCCCCGGCGGCGATCGTCCTGGCGTTCTACATCGGCGTCGCCCGGGCGCAGGGCGTACCGCTGGCGAACCTGCGCGGCACGCTTCAGAACGACATCCTGAAAGAATTCCACGCCCAGAACGAGTACATCTATCCGCCCGGCCCGAGCGTGAAGCTCGTGGTCGACACGATCGAATACTGCACGCAACACATGCCGCAATGGAACACGGTCAGCATCAGCGGCTACCACATCCGCGAAGCCGGAGCGACCGCCCAGCAGGAACTCGCCTTCACCATCGCCGACGGCATGTGCTACGTCGAAGAATGCCTGAAGCGCGGCATGAAGGTGGACGATTTCGCCCAGCGGCTCAGCTTCTTCTGGGATGTGCACAACGAGTTCTTCGAGGAAATCGCCAAGCTGCGCGCCGCCCGTCGCATGTGGGCACACATCATGCGCGACCGCTTCGGCGCAAAAAGCGAGCGAAGCTGGCTGCTGCGCTGCCACGCCCAGACCGCCGGCGTCAGTCTCACCGAGCAGCAGCCGATGGTGAACATTGTCCGCGTCGCGTACCAGGCGATGGCGGCGGTGCTGGGCGGCACGCAATCGCTGCACACCAACAGCATGGACGAAACGCTCGCGTTGCCGACCGAGCAGGCCGTCAAGGTCGCTCTGCGCACGCAGCAGGTCCTCGCCGAAGAAACCGGCGTCACGCGCACGGTCGATCCCTTCGGCGGCAGCTACTTCATGGAGTCGCTCACCAACGACATGGAGACCCGCGGCCAGGCGCTCATCGACGAAATCTACGAAATCGGCGGCGTGCTGAAGGCCGTCGATCGCGGCTACTTCCGCCGCTCCATCGCGGATTCATCAGCCCGCTACGGCGCGGAATTCGACCGCGGCGAGCGCGTTATGATCGGCGTAAACAAGCACGTCGAGCACGACTACGAGCGGATTCCGATCCTGACGATCGACGCCGCCGTCGAGCGCGAACAGGTCGCCCGCCTGAAAGACCTCCGCCGCCGCCGCGACGCCGCCCGCCACGCCGCCGCGCTGAAGCGCCTGGAAACCGACGCCCGCGCCGGCGCCAACGTCATGCCCGCCCTCATCGACGCGGCCGAAGCGCTGGCGACCGTCGGCGAGATGGCGGAAACCCTCAAGCGCGTCTACGGCCCCTACGACGGCGGCCCGGAGCTGTAG
- a CDS encoding Helix-hairpin-helix motif protein has translation MSPFPNRWHDPSRAREQAVLRLRSLTVAARPKNGSLTGAARPKNRSLTVAARKGHWAVVGVVVFGLAAVAEAQVGKSLGLLDINTAAEKDLAALPHMNAELAKSLVAARPVDGPAALNKHLLEHKLTQEQAAELYGKAFVHINLNTATKEEIMLIPGAGKKMAREFAEYRPWKTWAQFDREIGKYVGEKETARLAQYCFIPMSVKTATDEQLGTIPSLPPAALEAIHQSKSAKTVDELKAALAKATSEKEAGRIVRFLVVE, from the coding sequence ATGAGTCCATTTCCAAACCGTTGGCACGATCCGAGCCGCGCGCGTGAGCAAGCGGTTCTGCGGCTCCGCTCCCTCACGGTCGCGGCTCGGCCTAAGAACGGCTCCCTCACGGGCGCGGCTCGGCCTAAGAACCGCTCCCTCACGGTCGCGGCTCGGAAAGGGCATTGGGCTGTTGTTGGCGTTGTTGTGTTTGGTCTTGCGGCTGTCGCCGAGGCGCAGGTCGGCAAGTCGCTGGGCCTGCTCGACATCAACACGGCGGCGGAGAAGGACCTCGCCGCCCTGCCGCACATGAACGCCGAGCTGGCCAAGTCGCTCGTCGCCGCGCGGCCGGTTGACGGGCCGGCGGCGCTGAACAAGCATCTGCTGGAGCACAAGCTGACGCAGGAGCAGGCGGCGGAGCTATATGGCAAGGCGTTCGTGCACATCAATCTGAACACGGCGACGAAGGAAGAGATCATGCTCATTCCGGGGGCGGGGAAGAAGATGGCGCGCGAGTTCGCCGAATATCGGCCGTGGAAGACGTGGGCGCAGTTCGACAGGGAGATCGGCAAGTACGTCGGCGAGAAGGAGACCGCCCGCCTGGCGCAATACTGCTTCATTCCGATGAGCGTGAAGACCGCGACGGACGAGCAGCTTGGGACGATTCCTTCGCTGCCGCCGGCGGCGCTGGAGGCGATCCACCAGAGCAAATCCGCCAAGACGGTGGATGAGTTGAAGGCGGCGCTGGCGAAGGCGACCAGCGAGAAGGAGGCGGGGCGGATTGTGCGGTTTCTCGTCGTCGAGTAG
- a CDS encoding S1/P1 Nuclease — MRIATALSLVLLWLTASTSFGWGAGGHRIVTLVALDGLPPEAPAFLRDPVVRQRIAFQSSEPDRWRGNDSLILAHENKLDHYLDVELLDQFGLTLETVPHLRNEYLRAMMIAKHEHPEKIEPYDASKDPDRTKEWPGAALHSIAEHYAKLQSAFNTMRMLEEIGDSSRDFQLVQARENVIYHMGILSHFVGDCAQPLHTTKHFNGWVGDNPGKYTTSNKFHAYIDTGALEHHKLTYEIIKAAAKFDAKVKAEDPWDDVSVYVRRSLSKVEPVYMLERDGKLDDDEGRQFIIERLSDGASMLSAMYWAAYRSAAPTKVQIANFQKYDERASAGGDKAPAAPGASGDPATPAPKPQQP; from the coding sequence ATGCGGATCGCGACGGCGCTTTCGCTTGTCCTGCTCTGGTTGACGGCGTCCACGTCATTCGGCTGGGGCGCGGGCGGCCATCGCATCGTCACGCTGGTGGCGCTTGACGGTCTTCCGCCGGAGGCGCCGGCGTTCCTGCGCGACCCGGTCGTGCGGCAGCGGATCGCGTTTCAATCCAGCGAGCCGGACCGCTGGCGCGGCAACGACAGCTTGATTCTCGCCCACGAGAACAAGCTGGATCATTACCTCGACGTGGAGCTGCTCGACCAGTTCGGCCTGACGCTTGAAACGGTGCCGCACCTGCGCAATGAGTACCTGCGGGCGATGATGATCGCCAAGCATGAGCATCCCGAGAAGATCGAGCCGTACGACGCGTCGAAGGATCCGGATCGGACGAAGGAATGGCCGGGCGCGGCGCTGCATTCGATCGCCGAGCATTACGCCAAGCTGCAATCGGCGTTCAACACGATGCGAATGTTGGAGGAGATCGGCGACTCGTCGCGCGACTTCCAGCTTGTGCAGGCGCGCGAGAACGTCATCTATCACATGGGCATCCTGAGCCATTTCGTCGGCGACTGCGCCCAGCCGCTGCACACGACCAAACACTTCAACGGCTGGGTCGGCGACAATCCCGGCAAGTACACAACCTCGAACAAGTTTCACGCCTACATCGACACCGGCGCGCTGGAGCATCACAAGCTCACCTACGAAATCATCAAGGCGGCGGCGAAGTTCGACGCCAAGGTCAAGGCGGAAGACCCGTGGGACGACGTTTCGGTCTACGTGCGCCGCTCGCTGAGCAAGGTCGAGCCGGTGTACATGCTGGAGCGCGACGGCAAGCTCGACGACGACGAGGGTCGGCAGTTCATCATTGAGCGGCTGAGCGACGGGGCGTCGATGCTGTCGGCGATGTACTGGGCGGCGTATCGCAGCGCGGCGCCGACGAAAGTCCAGATCGCGAATTTTCAGAAGTACGACGAACGCGCGTCGGCGGGAGGCGACAAGGCCCCTGCCGCGCCCGGCGCGTCGGGCGATCCGGCGACTCCCGCGCCGAAGCCGCAGCAGCCGTGA
- a CDS encoding Cortical protein marker for cell polarity, whose protein sequence is MHYRSKFPALEAGMIAETAVRRSVVAALHGFVVRHFVVWVRIAGALTAMHAAHPAAAQNCQLAWSSQFGLNQTWSVYDAVEFDDGSGPKLFVAGHADSANGVARWDGDAWTQVGSTFSARTLADYNGTLYAGGQFGSPASNIVRWNGASWSAVDSGTNGSVLKLLSWNGSLYACGTFTTAGGVSASVARWNGTSWAAVGTNISGVELLSDLCVHNNELHVCGKMRISGGTQRWHVARWNGATWSAVGGYFSGPLGNDTVLSIQSFGDDLYAGGSFMSTVPSFGAHVLARWNGSTWNPTINSLTPNFGFIQRLESYGGNLYAGGWFSAVNLFGGDWITGEAVFAWDGTTAVPLDGILVSEGGTTEVSTLKPLSGGLLVAGSFQSAGSLAAIGIAYWTGTDWSRIGNGQGFAVDGAHRLATGPNGVYAAGNFHTAGPVLCGQIARWDGAAWHALSSGVPAGQGVTMLSTGASQVYLGGTFSSVGGVSANRIAQWDGNAWSALGQGLNNAPNHALLVGDDLFVTGAFTTAGGQPANLIARWDGAAWQALGSGLAGGGGYVLAEYGGKLHVGGQFTSAGGGPANHIAAWDGAAWSALASGVGAPTEYVSSFAVFGDGLYAGGRFSTAGGTAANSIARWNGVSWSPLGAGIQYQGTPGTVSGMAVYNESLYCVGPFTTAGGQPAANVARWNGVAWSAVSGGATSPEAIAVFGGRAYVAGGPLTSGGGIPASGITSFTDPLRSLWIAPTGGQFDLPGNWQCSLAPTAVDPVLFDNTLAGYPNSVFTVTLVNDAASLALLVRTDTVTVNLSNRNFTLTAPPLDGYTALVVGALGTPGIDARLKVVNTQGLPRSLGCGSMVVADVGGCTGRVTVQGPTAELAATGPTQIGKRGQGFLLAQSGADVSLSHDVILGAIAGAAGDMTADGVGSVVEYGRPGGLMTIGDAGSAALRVLNGGQLVSVASIETMQIASQPASSGGATLSGPATVWLNTGSNFVVGGGGTATLRVEAGAQLLTDTSNQLLVARDAGSSGTVTVTGPGSRWLEQNQSLIVGGSGSASVNVSNGGVIELPSLELVVQRTGVLEGDGAVSGDVTNLGEVRPRDPESAAGVGTLSVAGSYRQLGPPPGGGAEQSGRLIAAVAGANPEQVGKLAVTGPAELGGGLFVNLINNFDPPAGQPLSVPLVSAAAFDPAHPRFDVAFFPGITGSRFLKLSYPSALAGGEARGGDILLAVADLAGQIDVTQPQSAGVLGVPNAVAVGDLNSDGMDDIVLTAPDAANPTSAPGSVFVLLTAFDGGGAYAPTTAQYTVGVEPAAVAVGQLDGSAGIDLAVANAGDDNVTILTNNGGGVFSSAGNVAVGNQPRGVCIGDFDQANGNDIVVALDGDDNILTDDGVALFMHNAPNGIIFVPLPGGVRPTAPRPRIPDPFDPDGDKDLDLGVIGGGTQGAVNVYVNNGMAGGAFDFLPGRVDAPVGRGPVQLVHGDLNQSGGDDIATINQFDGTVSVLVNTSSGSNQVSFAPAVDLPVRANPTPGQPDTAAAARSITVLDLDQDNDLDLVLLAENEASDAVARILRNDLSGGQLAFAPATDLDAGTAPLLLAAADLNADTRDDLVVIDDQTALAALRGGAPGRVDVRLNAPAPAVVPGDLNCDGAANVLDINPFVLALSNPAAYQQQYPGCPLANGDVNVDGNVDVLDINPFVALLAGG, encoded by the coding sequence ATGCACTACCGGTCGAAGTTTCCCGCGCTCGAAGCTGGCATGATTGCCGAAACCGCTGTGCGGAGGTCGGTTGTGGCTGCGCTTCATGGTTTCGTCGTCCGGCACTTCGTTGTTTGGGTACGTATCGCCGGCGCACTGACGGCGATGCACGCCGCGCATCCCGCCGCCGCCCAGAACTGCCAACTTGCCTGGTCCTCGCAGTTCGGCCTGAACCAAACGTGGAGTGTGTACGACGCGGTGGAGTTCGATGACGGGTCCGGCCCGAAGCTTTTTGTTGCGGGCCACGCCGATTCGGCTAACGGTGTGGCCAGGTGGGACGGGGACGCCTGGACGCAAGTCGGCAGCACTTTCAGCGCGCGTACGCTGGCGGACTACAACGGCACGCTCTACGCGGGCGGTCAATTCGGTTCGCCCGCGTCGAACATCGTCCGCTGGAACGGCGCCTCGTGGAGCGCGGTCGACTCGGGGACCAACGGATCGGTGCTGAAACTGCTGTCATGGAATGGTTCGCTGTACGCCTGCGGCACTTTCACGACAGCGGGAGGGGTGTCCGCGTCGGTTGCCCGATGGAACGGGACGTCATGGGCCGCCGTAGGAACCAACATCAGCGGCGTCGAGCTGCTGTCGGATCTTTGCGTCCATAACAACGAGCTCCATGTCTGCGGCAAAATGAGGATTAGCGGTGGAACTCAACGATGGCACGTTGCTCGCTGGAATGGCGCTACGTGGAGCGCCGTCGGGGGGTATTTCAGCGGGCCATTGGGCAACGACACGGTGCTCTCGATTCAGTCATTCGGCGACGATTTGTATGCGGGTGGATCATTTATGTCCACGGTTCCGAGTTTCGGCGCGCATGTGCTGGCCCGCTGGAATGGTTCGACGTGGAATCCGACAATAAACTCTCTCACACCGAACTTCGGATTCATTCAGCGGCTCGAGAGCTACGGTGGGAACTTGTACGCGGGCGGATGGTTTTCGGCCGTGAATCTTTTCGGCGGCGACTGGATTACTGGCGAGGCTGTGTTTGCCTGGGACGGTACGACGGCCGTTCCGCTTGATGGAATCCTCGTATCGGAAGGGGGCACAACTGAAGTGTCCACTCTGAAGCCGCTGAGCGGCGGACTTTTGGTCGCGGGGAGCTTCCAATCGGCCGGGAGCCTGGCAGCCATCGGAATCGCCTACTGGACTGGCACAGACTGGTCGCGAATCGGAAATGGCCAGGGATTTGCCGTCGATGGAGCCCACCGGCTTGCCACGGGGCCGAACGGGGTGTACGCCGCCGGCAACTTCCATACAGCGGGCCCAGTGCTGTGCGGGCAGATCGCTCGCTGGGATGGCGCGGCGTGGCACGCGCTCTCTTCGGGCGTGCCAGCCGGTCAGGGCGTCACAATGCTGTCCACCGGCGCCTCGCAAGTGTACTTGGGAGGGACGTTTTCTTCGGTCGGCGGAGTATCCGCAAATCGGATCGCGCAGTGGGATGGGAACGCCTGGTCTGCCTTGGGCCAGGGATTGAACAATGCGCCGAATCATGCCCTCCTCGTTGGGGACGACCTTTTCGTCACAGGTGCCTTCACAACCGCAGGAGGGCAGCCCGCAAACCTGATCGCCCGCTGGGATGGTGCGGCGTGGCAGGCGCTCGGATCGGGACTTGCCGGCGGCGGTGGTTACGTCCTAGCCGAGTACGGTGGCAAACTGCACGTCGGCGGCCAATTCACATCAGCCGGTGGCGGTCCGGCCAACCACATCGCGGCGTGGGACGGAGCCGCATGGTCAGCTTTGGCCTCGGGCGTCGGTGCTCCCACTGAGTATGTGAGTTCATTCGCTGTGTTCGGCGATGGACTTTACGCTGGAGGGCGGTTTTCGACGGCGGGGGGAACTGCCGCCAACAGCATCGCACGCTGGAATGGCGTCTCGTGGTCGCCATTAGGAGCGGGGATTCAGTATCAGGGCACACCCGGTACCGTCTCCGGCATGGCGGTCTACAACGAGTCGCTCTATTGCGTGGGCCCGTTTACGACGGCCGGCGGGCAGCCTGCCGCCAACGTTGCGCGATGGAATGGCGTCGCATGGTCGGCGGTTTCCGGCGGAGCAACTTCGCCCGAGGCCATTGCGGTATTCGGCGGGCGGGCGTATGTCGCCGGTGGCCCGCTCACGTCGGGCGGGGGGATACCGGCATCGGGCATCACAAGCTTCACTGACCCGCTCCGAAGTCTGTGGATTGCGCCCACGGGCGGGCAGTTTGACCTGCCGGGAAACTGGCAGTGCAGCCTTGCACCCACTGCCGTCGACCCGGTGCTCTTCGACAACACGCTCGCCGGCTACCCGAATTCCGTCTTTACAGTCACGCTCGTCAATGACGCAGCGTCGCTGGCCTTGCTTGTGCGCACCGACACAGTGACCGTCAACCTCTCAAATCGCAACTTCACGCTTACAGCGCCTCCGTTGGACGGCTACACCGCGCTTGTCGTCGGCGCGCTGGGCACTCCCGGCATCGACGCTCGATTGAAGGTCGTCAATACACAAGGGTTGCCTCGCTCGCTGGGTTGCGGATCCATGGTGGTTGCAGACGTCGGCGGGTGTACCGGGCGAGTGACCGTACAGGGTCCGACCGCAGAGCTGGCTGCAACGGGCCCTACGCAAATCGGGAAGCGCGGCCAGGGTTTCCTGCTCGCTCAGTCCGGGGCTGATGTCTCACTGTCGCATGACGTCATTCTCGGCGCCATCGCCGGCGCCGCCGGGGATATGACTGCTGACGGCGTCGGCTCTGTGGTGGAATACGGGCGTCCCGGCGGGTTGATGACCATCGGCGACGCCGGCTCCGCAGCGCTTCGCGTTCTGAACGGAGGACAACTCGTATCGGTTGCGTCCATCGAGACGATGCAAATCGCCTCACAGCCGGCGTCCAGCGGCGGCGCGACCCTGTCGGGGCCGGCGACCGTGTGGCTCAATACCGGCTCCAACTTCGTCGTTGGCGGCGGTGGAACGGCAACTCTACGGGTCGAGGCGGGCGCGCAGCTTCTGACGGACACAAGCAACCAACTCCTCGTCGCGCGTGATGCCGGTTCCAGCGGTACGGTCACAGTGACCGGTCCTGGATCGCGCTGGCTGGAGCAGAACCAGTCGCTCATTGTCGGCGGCAGTGGATCCGCGAGTGTCAATGTCAGCAATGGCGGTGTGATTGAACTGCCCAGTCTCGAGCTCGTGGTGCAGAGAACGGGCGTCTTGGAAGGCGACGGCGCCGTCTCCGGCGACGTGACGAACCTCGGAGAGGTTCGACCGCGCGATCCCGAGTCGGCGGCAGGGGTTGGAACCCTCTCCGTAGCGGGGAGCTACCGCCAACTGGGACCGCCGCCCGGTGGCGGTGCAGAGCAGTCTGGAAGACTGATCGCGGCAGTAGCCGGCGCGAACCCGGAGCAAGTAGGAAAACTCGCTGTCACAGGCCCTGCCGAACTCGGCGGCGGGCTCTTCGTCAACCTCATCAACAACTTCGACCCGCCCGCAGGACAGCCGCTGAGTGTGCCCCTCGTGTCCGCCGCGGCGTTCGACCCGGCGCATCCCCGTTTCGACGTCGCCTTCTTCCCGGGCATCACGGGCAGCCGCTTCCTCAAGCTGTCGTACCCATCGGCGCTGGCCGGCGGCGAAGCGCGCGGCGGGGACATTCTGCTTGCCGTCGCCGATCTCGCCGGTCAGATCGACGTCACTCAGCCGCAGTCGGCCGGCGTGCTGGGTGTGCCCAATGCCGTCGCTGTCGGCGATCTAAACAGCGACGGAATGGACGACATTGTGCTGACCGCGCCGGACGCCGCCAATCCGACCAGCGCTCCGGGGTCGGTGTTTGTCCTGTTGACCGCGTTCGACGGCGGCGGCGCGTATGCGCCGACGACCGCTCAATACACTGTCGGTGTCGAGCCGGCCGCGGTCGCGGTAGGCCAGTTGGATGGGTCAGCAGGCATTGACCTCGCCGTCGCGAACGCGGGCGATGACAATGTGACGATTCTCACCAACAATGGCGGCGGCGTCTTTAGCAGCGCGGGTAATGTCGCCGTCGGCAATCAGCCGCGCGGCGTCTGCATCGGTGACTTCGACCAGGCGAACGGAAACGACATCGTCGTCGCGCTGGACGGCGACGACAACATCCTGACGGATGACGGCGTGGCCCTCTTCATGCACAACGCGCCCAATGGGATCATCTTTGTTCCGCTTCCCGGCGGCGTCCGGCCCACCGCTCCCCGGCCGAGGATACCGGATCCGTTTGACCCCGACGGCGACAAGGACCTGGACCTCGGCGTGATCGGCGGCGGCACGCAGGGCGCTGTAAACGTCTATGTCAATAACGGCATGGCCGGCGGCGCGTTCGACTTTCTGCCGGGCCGCGTCGATGCGCCCGTGGGACGCGGGCCGGTCCAGCTCGTGCACGGCGACCTGAACCAGTCCGGCGGCGACGACATTGCGACAATCAACCAGTTCGACGGCACTGTGTCGGTGCTTGTGAATACGAGCAGCGGCTCGAACCAGGTAAGCTTCGCCCCGGCGGTGGACCTTCCGGTGCGGGCCAATCCCACGCCGGGCCAGCCGGACACGGCCGCCGCGGCCCGCTCGATCACGGTTCTTGACCTCGATCAGGACAATGATCTTGACTTGGTTCTGCTGGCCGAGAATGAAGCGAGCGACGCCGTCGCACGGATTCTGCGAAACGACCTGTCCGGCGGCCAGCTTGCGTTCGCGCCTGCGACCGATCTGGACGCCGGCACGGCCCCGCTGCTCCTGGCGGCGGCGGATCTGAATGCCGATACGCGCGACGATCTGGTCGTGATCGACGATCAGACGGCGCTGGCCGCGCTGCGCGGCGGTGCTCCGGGGCGCGTCGACGTCCGCCTGAATGCGCCAGCGCCCGCCGTGGTGCCCGGCGACCTGAACTGCGATGGCGCGGCGAACGTGCTCGACATCAACCCGTTTGTGCTGGCGCTTTCGAATCCAGCCGCGTATCAGCAGCAGTATCCCGGCTGCCCGCTCGCCAACGGCGACGTCAACGTGGACGGCAACGTCGACGTGCTCGACATCAACCCGTTCGTCGCGCTGCTGGCGGGAGGGTGA